Proteins encoded in a region of the Saccharopolyspora phatthalungensis genome:
- a CDS encoding IPT/TIG domain-containing protein, producing MAIRIHDVSPRQGWPGTLVEITGEGFDPHRASNTVIVGNRPALVVRASPQRLLVMAAEDARTGEIRVEVGPESADGPAFELLPYPEEHGWVAPAAPRFVHGPQNGTPSVNVQNQRVLVLSVFPTDQAPLGPPVSPTRCRRSMPSSRRSPTFGAAPPTARRYTVQVLTGGSPHAAETESETRDVDL from the coding sequence ATGGCCATTCGCATCCACGACGTTTCGCCCAGGCAAGGCTGGCCCGGCACGCTGGTCGAGATCACGGGCGAAGGCTTCGATCCGCACCGCGCCTCCAACACAGTGATCGTCGGCAACCGCCCCGCGCTGGTCGTCCGCGCCTCGCCCCAGCGGCTGCTCGTGATGGCCGCCGAGGATGCCCGCACCGGCGAGATCCGCGTCGAGGTCGGACCCGAGAGCGCCGACGGCCCCGCCTTCGAGCTGCTGCCCTATCCCGAGGAGCACGGCTGGGTCGCCCCCGCCGCGCCGCGCTTCGTCCACGGCCCGCAGAACGGCACGCCCTCGGTCAACGTCCAGAACCAGCGGGTCCTCGTCCTGTCCGTCTTCCCGACCGACCAGGCCCCGCTCGGCCCGCCGGTTTCCCCGACCCGCTGCCGGCGCTCGATGCCAAGTTCGCGCAGGTCGCCGACTTTTGGCGCGGCGCCACCTACGGCGCGCCGCTACACCGTCCAGGTCCTCACCGGCGGGAGCCCCCACGCGGCCGAAACCGAATCCGAGACCCGCGACGTGGACCTGTAA
- a CDS encoding carboxymuconolactone decarboxylase family protein, protein MCGYVAVSSVQGAGRVISQDHETKYLDLMGADYTDAHAALEQEVEDFSTLSPQTRELVLIATYSAITLFDRDSVRHHVARALDLGVEPSAIRAAFVVGAIGSHSMTEVVPVLVDEMATEGYHGELDSDPDAADELRAWVQATRDFYSPVWDGVVAMHPAYVRRYQKLMSVPLGVDAKIQELLIIAVDAATTHLNVSGARVHIRKALRIGVSPRDILSVIELVSLVGYRSAHMGTDVLGQELERRAVQH, encoded by the coding sequence ATGTGCGGCTACGTCGCCGTCAGCTCAGTACAAGGAGCCGGACGCGTGATCTCACAGGACCACGAGACCAAATACCTCGACCTCATGGGTGCCGATTACACGGACGCCCACGCAGCCCTCGAGCAAGAGGTGGAGGATTTCAGCACACTTTCTCCGCAGACCCGCGAGCTCGTGCTCATCGCAACGTATTCCGCCATCACGCTTTTTGATCGAGACAGCGTCCGTCACCACGTTGCACGCGCACTCGACCTCGGTGTCGAACCATCGGCCATCCGCGCCGCTTTCGTCGTCGGCGCCATTGGCAGCCACAGCATGACCGAGGTCGTCCCCGTGCTCGTGGACGAGATGGCCACCGAGGGCTATCATGGCGAGCTCGACTCGGATCCGGACGCGGCCGATGAGCTCCGAGCGTGGGTGCAGGCAACCAGGGATTTCTACTCTCCCGTCTGGGACGGGGTGGTCGCCATGCATCCTGCCTACGTCCGTCGGTACCAGAAGCTCATGTCGGTACCGCTCGGCGTCGACGCCAAGATCCAGGAGCTACTGATCATCGCGGTCGACGCGGCAACCACGCACCTGAACGTCAGCGGTGCTCGGGTCCATATCCGCAAGGCGCTGCGGATCGGCGTCAGTCCACGCGACATCCTGTCGGTGATTGAGCTCGTCAGTCTTGTCGGATACCGAAGCGCTCACATGGGTACCGATGTCCTCGGGCAGGAGCTCGAGCGCAGAGCAGTACAGCATTGA
- a CDS encoding ABC transporter permease, with protein sequence MQVGYVLRRIGQALLVVWAVVTIAFIVLYAMPGDPAELMLSGGSAGVAISPEDLARVRAEYGLDRPLWMQYVGFLGGVLHGDLGTSFLTHERVSEVLVSALGSTTQVVLLAAVLSVVIGVALGTSACTVRAKWLRGLMTMLPPLGASLPTFWVALLLMQVLSFQLNWLPAAGNSGFASLVLPAVTLAMPGSAYVAQVFAASLRTTLREPFVEIARSRGASDRRVLVRQAMGNALLPTITVLGIVVASQLAFSTITETVFGRRGLGSLLHTSVLQKDIPVVLALILVIAVVYAGINLVVDLAYPLLDPRVRLTGATAPSRRRTATADGALT encoded by the coding sequence ATGCAAGTGGGATACGTCCTCCGTCGCATAGGGCAGGCCCTACTCGTGGTGTGGGCCGTGGTCACGATCGCTTTCATCGTTCTCTACGCGATGCCGGGCGACCCCGCCGAACTGATGTTGAGCGGCGGAAGTGCGGGCGTGGCGATCAGCCCCGAGGACTTGGCGCGGGTGCGCGCCGAATATGGCCTCGACCGTCCACTGTGGATGCAATACGTGGGGTTTCTGGGCGGGGTGCTGCACGGCGATCTGGGAACGAGCTTCCTGACACACGAACGTGTCTCGGAGGTGCTCGTGTCCGCCCTCGGGAGCACCACGCAGGTCGTGCTGCTGGCGGCCGTGCTGTCGGTCGTCATCGGTGTCGCACTCGGGACCTCGGCGTGCACGGTGCGCGCCAAGTGGCTGCGGGGCCTGATGACGATGCTGCCTCCGCTGGGCGCCTCGCTCCCCACGTTCTGGGTTGCGTTGCTGCTCATGCAGGTGCTCTCGTTCCAGCTGAACTGGCTTCCGGCCGCGGGTAACAGCGGGTTTGCCTCGCTGGTGCTCCCGGCCGTCACGCTGGCGATGCCGGGAAGTGCTTACGTGGCCCAGGTGTTCGCCGCATCGCTGCGAACAACGCTGCGGGAACCGTTCGTCGAGATCGCCCGCAGTCGCGGCGCCAGCGATCGTCGTGTGCTAGTGCGGCAGGCGATGGGCAATGCGCTGCTGCCGACCATCACGGTGCTGGGCATCGTCGTGGCCAGTCAGCTCGCGTTCTCCACGATTACAGAAACGGTGTTCGGCCGCCGCGGTCTGGGCTCGCTGCTGCACACCTCTGTGCTGCAGAAGGACATCCCGGTTGTGCTCGCCCTGATCCTCGTGATCGCGGTTGTCTACGCCGGGATCAACCTGGTGGTCGACCTCGCCTACCCCCTGCTGGATCCGCGGGTACGGCTGACCGGCGCGACCGCCCCCAGTCGGCGAAGGACCGCCACCGCGGACGGAGCACTGACATGA
- a CDS encoding ABC transporter permease yields the protein MTTTDSTTPTENNHPPAPGQVRTAQPDPPRPARWTAATVLFRRPAVVLAVAVIAIIVLWAFLPGPMSPYDPLRAHPANALAAPSWNHWFGTDQLGRDVFSRVVSGAALTLQATLLAVAVGLVGGLLIGLVSGYAGGRVDAVLMRVVDVLQAFPVLLLAMLLVTITGFGSVQLSFAVGIALVGTVARVARSEVVTLRETTYVEASRSFGATGPFAVRRHVLFPTMVPVAALAVVEFGQAVLAIAALSFLGFGAPPPTAEWGAMVSTGQAYLSQAWWLAAAPGLVIAVLVISANTLSHALRRHRS from the coding sequence ATGACGACAACCGATTCCACCACGCCGACCGAGAACAACCACCCGCCGGCCCCAGGGCAGGTGAGAACGGCGCAACCGGATCCGCCACGCCCGGCCCGGTGGACAGCGGCGACGGTGCTTTTCCGGCGGCCCGCGGTCGTTCTCGCGGTCGCCGTGATTGCGATCATCGTTCTCTGGGCGTTTCTGCCGGGCCCGATGAGTCCCTACGATCCGCTGCGGGCCCATCCGGCGAACGCATTGGCCGCGCCGAGTTGGAATCACTGGTTCGGTACCGATCAACTCGGACGAGATGTCTTCTCGCGGGTAGTCAGCGGAGCCGCACTGACCCTGCAGGCCACGCTGCTCGCGGTCGCCGTCGGACTCGTCGGTGGTCTGTTGATCGGCCTGGTCAGCGGTTACGCCGGCGGTCGTGTCGACGCCGTTCTCATGCGCGTCGTCGACGTCCTGCAGGCGTTCCCGGTGCTGTTGCTAGCCATGTTGCTAGTCACGATCACCGGCTTCGGGTCGGTCCAGCTGTCCTTCGCCGTCGGAATTGCGCTCGTCGGTACGGTCGCCCGAGTGGCCCGCTCCGAGGTGGTCACCTTGCGGGAGACCACCTATGTCGAGGCATCCCGCTCGTTCGGCGCGACCGGCCCGTTCGCTGTCCGCCGCCACGTGCTGTTTCCCACGATGGTGCCCGTCGCGGCGCTCGCGGTGGTCGAATTCGGGCAAGCCGTCCTTGCCATCGCCGCACTGAGCTTCCTCGGTTTCGGGGCGCCACCACCGACTGCCGAGTGGGGCGCCATGGTCTCCACCGGGCAGGCCTACCTCAGCCAAGCATGGTGGCTGGCCGCGGCCCCCGGGCTCGTGATCGCAGTGCTCGTCATTTCCGCTAACACTCTGTCGCACGCATTGCGGAGGCACCGATCATGA
- a CDS encoding ABC transporter ATP-binding protein has translation MTKDSTNRPVLEVRGLDVAYEVAGATTPVLRDVGISLHAGELLAVVGESGSGKSTLAHAAIGLLPPTGKITGGSIRLDGQETTTLGRASSRRLLGSKIGLVPQDPMMALNPVKRIGVQVAEALRVHHRTPKSEWLPRVVALLGAVGLNDAGRVAMQYPHELSGGMRQRALIAAALISEPSLLVADEPTSALDVTVQARILDLIGEAVRQRDVATLLITHDIGVALERADRIAVVHHGEVVALGTPAEIAAAPPGSYTARLLGSAPSMTSTRLAQPTTGTAEAPLVRVDRVSKTFRGRGRHGPVHALTDASLTIGHAETVALVGESGSGKSTLGRIVQGMEQPTTGSVEVAGIEASRLTGRALRGFRPRVQMVYQSPYASLDPHHDIADLVKEPLDVQRRGTRSERARTVAAMIDRVGLPTSVLRKRPAELSGGQRQRVAIARALVLQPQLVICDEPVSALDATVQAQILELLAQLQRYLGVSYLFISHDLAVVRQIAHRTYVMHAGCIVDSGETTALVDQPGHAYTRELLAAVPRSDSFLTRP, from the coding sequence ATGACAAAGGACTCGACGAACCGGCCCGTCCTCGAGGTGCGCGGTCTAGACGTCGCCTACGAGGTCGCAGGTGCTACCACCCCTGTCCTGCGCGATGTCGGGATCAGCCTGCATGCGGGCGAACTGCTCGCGGTCGTGGGCGAGTCAGGCTCCGGCAAGAGCACCCTGGCCCACGCCGCCATCGGTCTGCTGCCACCGACCGGGAAGATCACGGGTGGCTCGATCCGGCTCGACGGCCAGGAGACGACAACACTGGGAAGAGCATCGAGTCGGCGGCTGCTCGGCTCGAAGATCGGTCTGGTGCCGCAAGACCCGATGATGGCGCTGAATCCCGTAAAGCGCATTGGCGTCCAGGTCGCCGAGGCCCTGCGCGTCCATCATCGGACGCCGAAGTCGGAGTGGCTGCCGCGGGTGGTGGCCTTGCTCGGAGCAGTCGGCCTGAACGACGCCGGCCGGGTAGCGATGCAGTATCCGCACGAGCTGTCAGGTGGGATGCGGCAGCGTGCTCTCATCGCCGCAGCACTGATCTCCGAACCGTCGCTGCTGGTCGCCGACGAACCGACCTCGGCGCTGGACGTCACCGTCCAGGCCCGCATTCTCGACCTTATCGGCGAGGCTGTCCGTCAGCGCGACGTAGCGACACTGCTGATCACCCACGACATCGGCGTTGCCCTCGAACGCGCCGACCGGATCGCCGTGGTCCACCACGGCGAGGTCGTGGCGCTGGGAACACCGGCCGAGATCGCAGCTGCACCGCCGGGCAGTTACACCGCCCGACTGCTCGGCTCCGCACCGTCGATGACGAGCACCCGGCTCGCGCAACCGACTACCGGCACCGCCGAGGCTCCGCTCGTGCGAGTCGACCGGGTCAGCAAGACGTTCCGTGGACGCGGTCGACACGGCCCCGTGCACGCCCTCACCGACGCCTCGCTCACGATCGGCCACGCGGAGACCGTCGCCCTGGTCGGCGAATCGGGATCGGGCAAATCCACCTTGGGCCGCATCGTGCAGGGAATGGAACAACCGACCACCGGATCGGTCGAAGTGGCAGGGATCGAGGCGTCCCGGTTGACCGGCCGAGCACTACGAGGCTTCCGGCCTCGAGTACAGATGGTGTACCAGAGTCCCTACGCCAGTCTCGATCCCCACCACGACATCGCCGACCTGGTCAAAGAGCCCCTCGACGTGCAACGCCGTGGCACGCGTTCCGAACGTGCCCGCACGGTCGCGGCGATGATCGATCGGGTCGGGCTGCCGACATCGGTGCTGCGCAAACGACCCGCGGAGCTCTCCGGGGGTCAACGTCAGCGGGTGGCGATCGCCCGCGCTCTCGTACTTCAACCCCAGCTGGTGATCTGCGACGAGCCGGTCTCGGCGCTCGACGCCACCGTGCAGGCACAAATTCTGGAACTGCTCGCCCAGTTGCAGCGGTACCTCGGGGTGTCCTACCTGTTCATCTCGCACGATCTTGCCGTGGTCCGCCAGATCGCCCACCGCACCTATGTGATGCACGCCGGCTGCATCGTCGACAGCGGCGAGACCACCGCACTAGTCGACCAGCCCGGACACGCCTACACCCGGGAGCTGCTCGCCGCTGTTCCCCGATCCGACTCCTTCCTGACCCGCCCGTAG
- a CDS encoding ABC transporter substrate-binding protein: MTTRRPHWLLAVISACIAVLTVAGCTAGDGSQDAAAATTPRPGGTLTVAIRTATCMDPQQQSGSVNEDGFTRAIADSLTNQNATTKQIEPWLASSWSVNADATIYTFHLRRGVTYSDGSPFDATVVKANFDYIKNTLAARAYRGSTFLAAYKGTDVVDDYTAVVRFSKPSAQFLNGTYTPALSMLSAGTTKKAPGARCLGEVIGSGPFTLESFDPSTGAVLKKRPGYDWAPESASHRGEAYLDAIEAKVIPDSNVRAGALRSGQVDASIDLAAQDAPNLTRGNTAVGHASAPGMSGSVLFNTKLAGLGEQPVRQAILHAVDIDTNVTTVLGGLYQPATSPITSALAAHSDESALMAHDPARSRRLLDAAGWTPGPDGIRQRNGQRLAYTLVLSSEWNGSFQADLAQLYQQDLKDVGIEVTINDVARSQFLDAARSEGTGMFVLSSTASDPDQLWLVLSSYYPDQATLTSAGIPALIDEERAQPDVAQRNATYQKIQQKILADALMLPVYENAQIMGWQRSVGGLSLSPSMLPQFYDAYKQQ; this comes from the coding sequence GTGACGACTCGACGCCCCCACTGGCTGCTCGCCGTGATCAGCGCATGCATCGCCGTTCTCACCGTCGCCGGCTGCACGGCCGGCGACGGCTCGCAGGACGCAGCCGCCGCGACGACACCCCGTCCCGGCGGGACCCTTACCGTCGCCATCCGGACCGCCACCTGCATGGATCCACAACAGCAGTCCGGATCGGTCAACGAAGACGGATTCACCCGCGCCATCGCAGACTCACTCACCAACCAGAACGCCACGACCAAGCAGATCGAACCCTGGCTGGCGAGCTCGTGGTCGGTGAACGCCGACGCGACGATCTACACTTTCCACCTCCGCAGAGGAGTCACCTATAGCGACGGGTCCCCGTTCGACGCCACAGTGGTCAAGGCCAACTTCGACTACATCAAGAACACCCTCGCCGCACGCGCCTACCGCGGCTCCACATTCCTGGCGGCCTACAAGGGAACCGACGTCGTCGATGACTACACCGCCGTCGTGCGCTTTTCGAAGCCATCCGCTCAGTTCCTCAACGGCACCTACACCCCGGCCCTGAGCATGCTCAGCGCGGGTACCACGAAGAAAGCGCCGGGCGCGCGCTGCCTGGGTGAGGTGATCGGCAGCGGGCCGTTCACCCTCGAATCCTTTGATCCGAGTACCGGCGCGGTCCTGAAGAAACGCCCGGGCTACGACTGGGCGCCGGAGAGCGCATCCCACCGTGGGGAGGCATATCTCGACGCGATCGAAGCCAAGGTCATTCCCGACAGCAACGTCCGCGCGGGCGCTCTTCGCTCCGGCCAGGTAGACGCGAGTATCGATCTGGCCGCACAGGACGCGCCCAACCTCACCCGCGGGAACACCGCGGTCGGGCACGCATCAGCCCCCGGGATGTCGGGAAGTGTTCTGTTCAATACGAAACTCGCCGGGCTCGGCGAACAGCCGGTGCGTCAGGCGATCCTGCACGCAGTCGACATCGACACGAACGTGACGACCGTCCTGGGCGGCCTCTATCAGCCCGCCACCAGCCCGATCACCAGCGCTCTGGCAGCCCACTCCGACGAGTCCGCACTCATGGCCCACGATCCCGCTCGATCTCGTCGGCTCCTTGACGCCGCCGGATGGACCCCGGGGCCCGACGGCATCCGCCAGAGGAACGGGCAGCGACTGGCCTACACCCTGGTGCTGTCCTCGGAGTGGAACGGCTCGTTCCAGGCCGACCTGGCCCAGCTCTACCAGCAGGACCTGAAAGACGTAGGTATCGAGGTGACCATCAACGATGTCGCCCGAAGCCAGTTCCTCGATGCGGCCAGGTCCGAGGGCACCGGCATGTTCGTCCTGTCGTCGACCGCCTCGGACCCTGACCAGCTGTGGCTGGTCCTGTCGTCGTACTACCCGGACCAGGCCACACTGACATCAGCAGGGATCCCGGCCTTGATCGACGAGGAACGCGCCCAACCCGACGTCGCTCAGCGAAACGCCACGTACCAGAAGATTCAACAAAAGATCCTCGCCGACGCTCTCATGCTGCCTGTGTACGAGAACGCACAGATCATGGGCTGGCAACGCTCCGTCGGCGGATTGTCGCTCAGCCCGTCCATGCTCCCCCAGTTCTACGACGCCTACAAGCAGCAATGA
- a CDS encoding carboxymuconolactone decarboxylase family protein encodes MNSIESPIVPLQENHEEVIEALPGEVAAAFEKMCRTGLRNKRLSDVERELVLLGIAVSIQFYDTNGVRFRLRQARSAGATRDQILGVILLGGGQGSHTYGKPGDSFLAIAIELGLIPEKDPEGVEAANAGLERRRGFRSKNWRGFMRLDPVFFAAYHDYMASAVALLDERLTELLIIAADVVAPNLVDAGTHIRSALSRGIPLEDIVEVFNLAMLAAWKSSFIAANELLAEVD; translated from the coding sequence GTGAATTCAATCGAGTCGCCCATCGTCCCGCTGCAGGAGAACCACGAGGAGGTCATCGAAGCGCTACCCGGCGAAGTGGCCGCCGCCTTCGAAAAGATGTGCCGAACCGGTCTCCGCAACAAAAGACTCAGCGACGTAGAACGAGAACTGGTCCTTCTCGGAATCGCTGTGTCCATCCAGTTCTACGACACCAACGGTGTTCGCTTCCGACTCCGGCAGGCCAGATCGGCCGGGGCCACGCGCGACCAGATTCTCGGAGTCATTCTCCTCGGGGGCGGGCAAGGCTCGCACACCTACGGCAAGCCGGGCGACTCGTTCCTCGCCATCGCGATCGAACTCGGACTCATCCCGGAAAAGGATCCCGAAGGCGTCGAAGCCGCGAACGCCGGGCTCGAACGCCGACGGGGATTCCGCTCGAAGAACTGGCGAGGCTTCATGCGCCTCGATCCCGTCTTCTTCGCGGCCTACCACGACTACATGGCTTCGGCCGTCGCCCTGCTCGACGAGCGGCTCACCGAGTTACTGATCATCGCCGCGGATGTCGTAGCGCCGAACCTCGTCGACGCGGGAACCCACATCCGTAGCGCCCTCAGCCGGGGCATACCGCTCGAGGACATCGTCGAGGTGTTCAATCTTGCGATGTTGGCCGCGTGGAAGTCCTCGTTCATCGCCGCGAACGAACTCCTCGCCGAGGTCGATTAA